The Carassius auratus strain Wakin chromosome 27, ASM336829v1, whole genome shotgun sequence genome includes a region encoding these proteins:
- the LOC113045016 gene encoding nuclear factor of activated T-cells, cytoplasmic 4: MGAAPGLGWEEGEFEFKLVFEEDPPRQSRCGPEDTDGGQTHREPADSHLTSAQAGQPVGIPPSAGRRAGMHSPPPRRAFIREFSGTYESLPARSIQVSESRVLECPSIQITTISPEDDSGPAGGSYWDGGGGWDRERLYLPLLDSYRDVMTGAGSLSPSPSPASSSSSRGWLSPASSCDSLLVEEDELNEAAAHFCLSPSSRPTSPGGKKRRNSPLASPSTSRRSSYSEDVSSLSDTGETLTHSQAPASCELNIPQKTRKTSLEQMSSRDIEPELTPIQTSPCPLPEVAQLRREPPTIGMDYLSVPPALGWGRTRASAHSPLFRSNALPPLDWPLPSQFDQYELRIEVQPRPHHRAHYETEGSRGAVKASPGGHPVVKLVGYTERQPLSLQVFVGTADDRSIRPHPFYQIHRVTGKMVGTASQESIQAGTKLLDIPLNPENSMTALIDCAGILKLRNSDIELRKGETDVGRKNTRVRLVFRTHLPLSPSIVPPGRVLALQVASLPIECSQRSAQELPVVESISLTSCSTEGGEELLLGGTNFLPSSRVFFMERGSDGKVQWEEEAHVDRDKSNDNLLCVRVPAYNDLSLNHPVSVCLYVSNGKRKRSSTHCFKYLPIMFKEEDPLLSRPSILPLEGVTLCPMGSGSTFDMRSDLSADDRSMSFHDMYSYSSHGYQEDYCRKPEGPEDGGGRGALTERHPSFESLELGFTELLPPMYPRASQPLSSSPSPSPWLDSPYLSSSPSPSHSCSLSPFPASSPISTSPLPPLSHSPYPHCPCPQEMCSSPPSNTSHYQDLYPPPYGQYESWEHQMHPSERDTGPGLKLEGPPDFSGPTPMQHITLEEVTEFIGEDIRSFQMGSHMDSRPG; encoded by the exons CATCAGGGAGTTCAGTGGAACGTATGAGAGTCTGCCAGCAAGATCGATACAG GTATCAGAGTCTAGAGTACTTGAGTGCCCCAGCATCCAGATCACCACTATCTCACCTGAAGATGACTCCGGTCCAGCGGGGGGAAGTTACTGGGATGGCGGGGGTGGCTGGGACAGGGAGCGCCTATATCTGCCCCTGCTGGACTCTTACCGTGACGTCATGACAGGGGCAGGTTCCCTCAGTCCCAGTCCTAGCCCTGCTTCTAGTTCCTCATCCCGTGGATGGCTGAGTCCAGCTTCGAGCTGTGATTCTCTCCTGGTGGAGGAGGATGAGCTCAACGAAGCTGCTGCCCACTTCTGCCTATCGCCCTCCTCACGCCCCACGTCTCCGGGGGGCAAAAAGCGCAGGAACTCCCCACTGGCCTCCCCCAGCACCTCTCGCAGAAGCAGCTACTCCGAGGATGTCTCCTCCCTCTCCGACACGGGAGAAACCTTGACTCATTCTCAGGCTCCAGCAAGCTGCGAGCTCAACATCCCACAGAAGACCAGGAAGACCTCTCTGGAACAG ATGTCATCAAGAGACATCGAACCAGAGCTGACCCCCATTCAGACCTCTCCCTGCCCCCTCCCAGAGGTTGCTCAGCTGAGAAGGGAGCCCCCCACAATAGGGATGGACTACCTGTCTGTGCCTCCTGCTCTGGGCTGGGGCAGAACCAGGGCCAGCGCTCACAGTCCTCTCTTTAG ATCTAATGCACTGCCGCCACTTGACTGGCCGCTGCCTTCACAGTTTGACCAGTATGAATTGCGCATAGAGGTACAGCCCAGACCACACCATCGTGCACATTATGAAACTGAAGGCAGTCGAGGAGCAGTAAAGGCATCACCTGGAGGCCATCCAGTAGTGAAG CTGGTGGGTTACACTGAAAGGCAGCCGCTCTCCTTACAGGTGTTTGTAGGAACTGCTGATGACAGATCAATACGTCCTCATCCTTTCTATCAAATACACAG AGTAACAGGGAAGATGGTAGGCACAGCTAGTCAGGAGAGCATCCAGGCCGGCACTAAACTCCTGGACATCCCCCTCAACCCAGAGAACAGCATGACTGCCCT CATTGACTGTGCAGGTATTCTAAAGCTGAGGAACTCTGACATTGAACTCCGGAAAGGAGAGACAGATGTAGGGAGAAAGAACACTCGAGTGCGTTTGGTGTTCCGCACACACCTTCCTCTGTCTCCATCCATCGTCCCTCCAGGACGAGTCTTAGCCCTGCAGGTGGCCTCTTTACCCATTGAATGCT CACAGCGCTCTGCACAGGAGCTTCCTGTAGTGGAGTCTATCAGTCTTACTTCCTGTTCAACAGAGGGAGGCGAGGAACTACTTCTAGGTGGGACCAACTTTCTACCCAGCTCCAGAGTTTTCTTTATGGAGAGAGGATCAG ATGGCAAAGTCCAGTGGGAGGAGGAGGCACATGTGGACAGGGACAAAAGCAATGAT AATCTGCTGTGTGTACGAGTGCCAGCCTATAACGATCTTTCACTGAACCAcccagtgtctgtctgtctgtacgtGTCCAatgggaagaggaagaggagcagcACGCACTGCTTTAAATATCTGCCCA TCATGTTTAAAGAAGAAGATCCGCTGCTGTCCCGGCCCTCCATCTTGCCCCTGGAAGGGGTGACGCTTTGCCCCATGGGGAGTGGCAGCACTTTCGACATGAGGTCAGACCTATCCGCAGATGACAGAAGCATGTCTTTCCATGACATGTACTCTTACTCCTCACATGGCTACCAGGAGGACTACTGCCGCAAACCGGAGGGCCCCGAGGATGGTGGAGGTCGAGGTGCCCTGACCGAAAGGCATCCCAGCTTTGAGAGCCTGGAGCTAGGCTTCACAGAGCTTCTTCCTCCCATGTACCCAAGAGCCTCACAACCTCTTTCCTCCTCCCCGTCTCCCTCTCCGTGGCTTGACTCTCCCTATCTTTCCTCCTCACCTTCCCCTTCACACTCTTGCTCTCTGAGCCCATTCCCTGCAAGCAGTCCCATCTCCACCTCGCCCCTTCCTCCACTCTCTCACTCCCCATACCCACACTGCCCTTGCCCCCAAGAGATGTGCTCCTCACCTCCGTCGAACACAAGCCACTATCAGGACCTGTACCCACCTCCATACGGCCAGTATGAGAGCTGGGAGCACCAGATGCATCCCTCTGAGAGAGACACAGGCCCTGGTCTGAAGCTGGAGGGACCCCCGGACTTCTCGGGCCCTACACCCATGCAGCATATCACACTAGAGGAAG TGACTGAATTCATTGGAGAGGATATAAGATCCTTTCAGATGGGGTCACACATGGATAGTCGACCTGGATGA